From a region of the Dermatophagoides farinae isolate YC_2012a chromosome 3, ASM2471394v1, whole genome shotgun sequence genome:
- the LOC142597367 gene encoding 1,5-anhydro-D-fructose reductase-like, which yields MATSPVWSVKLKDGVQIPILGLGTYQAQGDDSEAIITKAIDVGYRHFDTADFYDNLEPIGEAVKKAIADGKVSRKDLFVVTKVWPTWYGPDRVEASVRRNLRESGLDYFDLVLLHWPTVFADSDTEKFPMEPGTDNVIFAKRNIVDVYRDLENVQRKGLTRSIGVSNFNAEQVERLMKSPVSIVPVTNQVECHLYLAQFDLQNVCAKHGIILTAYCPLSRNRPGEQSVLNDKTVESIAAKYDRTTAQIAIRWLIQRGIIAIPKTVNPERLKINFTVFDFEISDDDCKILDSLDQGEKGRRVWFDMRNNLREHPEYPFK from the exons atggcCACATCTCCAGTTTGGTCGGTCAAACTCAAGGACGGTGTCCAAATTCCCATTCTTGGCCTTGGAACATACCAGGCTCAAGGCGATGATTCGGAAGCAATCATTACAAAAGCCATCGATGTTGGCTATCGGCATTTCGATACAGCTGATTTTTATGAT AATCTTGAACCGATTGGAGAAGCCGTGAAAAAAGCAATTGCTGATGGCAAAGTCTCACGAAAAGATTTATTCGTCGTGACCAAAGTGTGGCCCACGTGGTATGGCCCAGATCGTGTTGAAGCCAGTGTGCGAAGAAACCTACGAGAATCAGGCTTGGATTATTTTGATCTTGTCCTTCTTCATTGGCCAACGGTTTTCGCCGATTCTGATACGGAAAAGTTTCCAATGGAACCCGGTACAGACAACGTAATCTTTGCCAAACGAAACATTGTCGACGTTTATCGGGACTTGGAAAATGTTCAACGCAAAGGATTGACACGATCAATCGGTGTATCGAATTTCAATGCTGAACAAGTCGAACGTTTGATGAAATCTCCAGTATCCATCGTTCCGGTGACAAATCAAGTGGAATGCCATCTTTATTTGGCACAATTTGATTTGCAAAATGTTTGCGCCAAACACGGAATCATTTTGACAGCCTATTGTCCGTTGTCAAGAAATCGTCCCGGCGAACAGAGCGTGTTGAATGACAAAACTGTCGAATCGATTGCGGCCAAATATGACCGTACCACGGCACAAATAGCTATACGATGGCTCATACAGCGTGGCATCATTGCCATACCGAAAACAGTGAACCCGGAACGactgaaaattaatttcactGTATTTGATTTCGAAATCAGTGATGACGATTGCAAGATTCTCGACTCACTGGACCAAGGTGAAAAGGGACGTCGTGTTTGGTTTGATATGCGCAACAATCTGCGAGAACACCCGGAATAtccattcaaataa
- the LOC142597366 gene encoding uncharacterized protein LOC142597366 isoform X2, which yields MSFTVPIHPVPYVDSYQGPLEPLDITDNSPLSLYVLCAKYIVKNISKICFNQHLPSEICDNLIELFRIYRSKKVCNKFLSTLSTKQCSVVSANLSNLDITDEELTDFIDAQGKTLRSLNLSNCSRLSTNVLLQVNRTLLKVHDVDKLCRLVTVYEIPADHPSQIPRSLVRQNYPFVIRKFYHKGKIATEINRNYSTACPESYLQNSYMLRMESQPQYPQPPTIDENVFINNSTQTTFETTCSRIPKTNYELNREMGLFCDPNFAKEFFFDMEGTTSYACYDRLIDEHRAYPLNNIRYPIIRAAQIIRSKNDSQFPEENVEPNQCAYCYGTGINRQKIMILPKAVYHSMRLVSKYYGRFALYEDKFLPKSLAYPSKFKWNANNKPASKSTTAIDTDVYTAPEDDDEPYLDDTFPYSVLNLNSRHVHNNDLFGSTCRQSLLSSCDHHHYLLPRIHTRSNANAPPSRNHVVGVDDGQNCQHFPPLQSSDATSMAATSSSCPILSSCAEAAYFNFEANQLPEQSLVALIDDSKSNSNSHKFPKFLKKFRPHSHNTFDSGKNDRHHHHHHHHHHNHHHHHQSTSADIHQNELVTNNKDEPCARNFSPTSSMSFALSEDVDSRDSLVDVYEVDTHEITCPLHPQNCPPEYDYFDYLSLVYNTESSSSPSSSSSSSSSSTTSDNVTLSEQLYYSEDLLRFEMYPYHVYRIETPGYPYIRLVEVVTWSPSSLESLTVGPGLMPQNLEEMRPELRQSIILNRDFNRLKRITIHDWPVNMQEKFFNGSKYLDRITHLDLSQCKSIGDGRSLTQMSNLETLILYNVKEIYKAIDSICSIKSLRVLDISNSGDDQITKTIRDPTTQLRNLISSLPKLVSLDLSGTNLAVGIITGLAERENNPLEFLGIFHTNVEPSSRHHIPAIMIAGENFQDLVLNSCEAYMNRPEMLKKCLNELFQIFRYESGHHDHERAVKILVCALGRHPNDKMIQMAASATLFYIIKSDEAKPLLGRKIKELIVSRLLDAMQTFRYDQTMLRNGCLNLIHFQIPADVISEYTRLADILLYIVTMDDDDFVQRLGIYLLNSLACQVDGEQKTIVGNLGAIEKMLNLIESRYNRNICDEVMETAWSTMWNVTDETPINCERFLNHNGMEFFVTCMEKFPEHPELLRNMMGLLGNVSECAHLRYRLMKDDYIFRFVQLLDSQSDGIEVSYNSAGILAHIASDGAEIWNRHLPACNREEMLARMECAISRWEINSKRNINYRSFEPILRLLRVLSISWQAQYWAVWALANLTRVHSTKYCTLLEKDGGVDVLKSFVVSPRPDNFSLPVSVKCLAVVTLFQYYLYNTFGSVKILEKSHEIACFELVKSPTIVADFLEKFGFSHLAQELGIDYDSSNACKDVVMADLCIENSNTTSTTDETLLHNRNNNHDDDDDDDHHMFL from the exons ATGTCATTCACCGTTCCCATTCATCCGGTGCCGTACGTGGACTCTTATCAAGGTCCACTCGAACCGTTGGACATTACGGACAATTCGCCGTTGTCGCTCTATGTTTTGTGTGCCAAGTATATCGTCAAAAACATTTCGAAAATTTGCTTCAACCAACATTTACCGTCAGAAATCTGCGACAATCTAATCGAGTTGTTTCGGATTTATCGTTCGAAAAAAGTCTGCAACAAATTTCTCTCCACTTTGAGCACAAAACAGTGTTCAGTCGTGTCGGCCAATCTAAGCAATCTGGACATTACCGACGAAGAATTGACCGATTTTATTGATGCGCAAGGCAAAACACTACGATCACTGAATCTTTCCAATTGTAGCCGATTATCTACCAACGTTTTATTGCAAGTGAACCGAACATTGCTCAAAGTGCATGATGTGGACAAACTATGTCGATTGGTCACCGTATACGAAATTCCAGCCGATCATCCGTCTCAAATTCCACGATCACTGGTGCGGCAAAATTATCCGTTCGTCATTCGTAAATTCTACCACAAAGGCAAAATTGCCACCGAAATCAACAGAAACTACAGTACTGCGTGTCCCGAATCGTATCTTCAGAATTCGTACATGTTGCGTATGGAAAGTCAACCACAGTACCCACAACCGCCAACCATCGATGAAAACGTGTTCATCAACAACTCAACGCAAACGACATTCGAAACGACTTGTTCGCGAATACCGAAAACCAACTACGAATTGAATCGTGAAATGGGTCTATTTTGTGATCCGAACTTTgccaaagaatttttctttgacaTGGAAGGCACCACATCGTATGCGTGttatgatcgattgatcgacgAACACCGAGCCTATCCCTTGAATAACATTCGATATCCAATCATACGTGCTGCGCAGATTATACGGTCGAAAAACGATTCGCAATTCCCCGAAGAAAACGTTGAACCAAATCAATGTGCATACTGTTATGGTACCGGTATCAATCGACAAAAGATTATGATATTACCAAAAGCAGTCTATCATTCGATGCGCCTGGTTAGCAAATACTATGGTCGTTTTGCTTTGTACGAGGATAAATTCCTACCCAAATCATTGGCGTATCCATCGAAATTCAAGTGGAATGCCAATAACAAACCAGcttcaaaatcaacaacagcaatagACACTGATGTATACACCGCTCCCGAAGATGACGATGAACCATACCTTGATGATACGTTTCCATACTCTGTACTGAATCTAAATAGTCGTCATGTCCACAACAATGACCTGTTTGGATCAACGTGCCGGCAAAGTTTACTCAGCTCAtgtgaccatcatcattatctacTACCACGGATTCATACACGCTCGAATGCAAACGCACCACCATCACGTAACcatgttgttggtgttgatgatgggCAAAATTGCCAACATTTTCCCCCATTACAGTCCAGTGATGCTACATCGATGGCTGCCACTTCATCTTCGTGTCCAATATTGTCGAGCTGTGCTGAAGCTGcatatttcaatttcgaaGCCAATCAATTACCGGAACAATCTTTGGTCGCTCTAATTGATGACTCGAAATCAAACAGCAATAGCCACAAGtttccaaaatttttgaaaaagtttCGACCACATTCTCATAATACATTCGacagtggaaaaaatgatcgtcatcatcatcatcaccaccaccaccaccataatcaccaccatcatcatcagtccACTTCAGCCGacattcatcaaaatgaactTGTTACAAACAACAAGGACGAACCTTGTGCCAGAAACTTTTCGCCCACCTCTTCAATGTCATTCGCGTTATCCGAAGACGTTGATTCAAGAGATTCACTGGTCGATGTATATGAAGTGGACACACACGAAATCACCTGTCCATTGCATCCGCAAAATTGTCCTCCCGAATACGATTATTTCGATTATCTGAGTCTAGTGTACAATACggaatcatcgtcatcgccatcatcatcatcatcatcatcatcatcgtcaaccACATCTGACAATGTCACATTGTCAGAACAGCTTTACTACTCTGAGGATTTGCTTCGTTTCGAAATGTATCCGTATCACGTATATCGCATTGAAACACCGGGATATCCCTATATACGACTGGTTGAAGTAGTCACCtggtcaccatcatcactcGAATCATTGACCGTTGGACCTGGTTTGATGCCTCAGAATCTGGAAGAAATGCGTCCCGAACTGCGGCAATCAATCATATTGAATCGTGATTTCAACCGCCTCAAACGAATCACCATTCATGATTGGCCAGTGAATATGCaagaaaagtttttcaacGGCTCCAAATACCTCGACAGGATAACCCATCTGGATCTTAGTCAATGTAAATCGATTGGTGATGGTCGATCATTGACGCAAATGTCCAATCTGGAAACATTGATCCTGTACAACGTCAAGGAAATTTATAAAGCTATCGATTCTATTTGTAGCATCAAATCATTGAG AGTACTAGACATTTCCAACTCCGGAGATGATCAAATCACCAAAACGATACGTGATCCTACAACGCAGCTTAGAAATCTCATTTCTTCGTTACCCAAGTTGGTCTCACTCGATCTGTCTGGCACTAATCTGGCCG TCGGAATCATTACCGGTCTAGCTGAACGGGAAAACAATCCGCTGGAATTTTTGGGCATTTTCCACACAAACGTTGAACCTAGTTCTCGCCATCATATTCCAGCCATAATGATTGCCGGAGAAAATTTCCAAGATTTAGTGCTCAACTCATGTGAAGCTTATATGAATCGACcagaaatgttgaaaaaatgcCTCAACGAATTGTTTCAGATATTCCGTTATGAG AGTGGTCACCACGATCATGAACGAGCTGTCAAAATTCTAGTCTGTGCACTTGGCCGTCATCCCAACGACAAAATGATTCAGATGGCAGCTTCGGCTACATTGTTCTACATAATCAAATCTGACGAAGCAAAACCACTGCTCGGTAGAAAGATTAAAGAGCTAATTGTTAGCCGCTTGTTGGATGCCATGCAAACATTTAGATATGACCAAACT aTGCTGCGAAATGGTTGCCTGAATCTGATCCATTTCCAAATACCGGCCGATGTAATTTCTGAATACACTCGTTTGGCCGATATTCTACTCTACATTGTCACCATGGACGATGACGATTTTGTACAACGATTAg GAATCTATCTGCTAAATTCATTGGCCTGTCAAGTGGACGGTGAACAAAAGACAATTGTGGGCAATCTGGGcgccattgaaaaaatgctGAATCTCATTGAATCACGTTACAATCGCAACATTTGCGACGAAGTCATGGAAACAGCATGGAGTACCATGTGGAATGTTACAG ATGAAACGCCCATCAATTGCGAACGATTCTTGAACCACaatggaatggaatttttcgTCACTTGTATGGAGAAATTTCCAGAACATCCAG AACTACTTCGAAACATGATGGGATTGCTGGGAAACGTGTCCGAATGTGCACATCTCCGATATCGACTGATGAAAGATGATTACATCTTCAGATTCGTGCAGCTTCTGGACTCGCAGTCTGACGGCATCGAAGTCAGCTACAATTCAGCCGGTATCCTTGCCCATATCGCATCGGATGGCGCCGAAATTTGGAATCGACATTTGCCCGCCTGTAATCGCGAAGAAATGCTTGCTCGGATGGAATGTGCCATTTCACGGTGGGAAATAAACTCGAAACGAAACATTAACTACAGGTCATTTGAACCGATTCTTCGGTTGCTTCGTGTTTTGTCCATTTCATGGCAAGCCCAATACTGGGCCGTATGGGCATTGGCCAATCTGACACGTGTCCATA GCACCAAATATTGTACATTATTGGAAAAAGATGGTGGCGTTGATGTCCTAAAGTCGTTTGTCGTGTCACCAAGACCGGATAATTTTTCTCTGCCTGTATCGGTCAAATGTTTGGCTGTGGTAACCTTGTTCCAGTACTACCTGTATAATACATTTGGCAGTGTGAAAATTTTGGAAAAGTCGCACGAAATTGCTTGTTTCGAATTGGTCAAATCACCGACAATTGTTGCCGATTTTCTCGAGAAATTTGGATTCAGCCATTTAGCACAGGAATTGGGCATCGATTATGATTCGTCGAATGCATGTAAAGATGTTGTCATGGCAGATCTATGTATCGAAAACAGCaatacaacatcaacaacagatgAAACATTGTTGCATAATAGAAACAATAAccacgacgatgacgatgacgacgaccaCCATATGTTTTTGTGA
- the LOC142597366 gene encoding uncharacterized protein LOC142597366 isoform X1 has product MSFTVPIHPVPYVDSYQGPLEPLDITDNSPLSLYVLCAKYIVKNISKICFNQHLPSEICDNLIELFRIYRSKKVCNKFLSTLSTKQCSVVSANLSNLDITDEELTDFIDAQGKTLRSLNLSNCSRLSTNVLLQVNRTLLKVHDVDKLCRLVTVYEIPADHPSQIPRSLVRQNYPFVIRKFYHKGKIATEINRNYSTACPESYLQNSYMLRMESQPQYPQPPTIDENVFINNSTQTTFETTCSRIPKTNYELNREMGLFCDPNFAKEFFFDMEGTTSYACYDRLIDEHRAYPLNNIRYPIIRAAQIIRSKNDSQFPEENVEPNQCAYCYGTGINRQKIMILPKAVYHSMRLVSKYYGRFALYEDKFLPKSLAYPSKFKWNANNKPASKSTTAIDTDVYTAPEDDDEPYLDDTFPYSVLNLNSRHVHNNDLFGSTCRQSLLSSCDHHHYLLPRIHTRSNANAPPSRNHVVGVDDGQNCQHFPPLQSSDATSMAATSSSCPILSSCAEAAYFNFEANQLPEQSLVALIDDSKSNSNSHKFPKFLKKFRPHSHNTFDSGKNDRHHHHHHHHHHNHHHHHQSTSADIHQNELVTNNKDEPCARNFSPTSSMSFALSEDVDSRDSLVDVYEVDTHEITCPLHPQNCPPEYDYFDYLSLVYNTESSSSPSSSSSSSSSSTTSDNVTLSEQLYYSEDLLRFEMYPYHVYRIETPGYPYIRLVEVVTWSPSSLESLTVGPGLMPQNLEEMRPELRQSIILNRDFNRLKRITIHDWPVNMQEKFFNGSKYLDRITHLDLSQCKSIGDGRSLTQMSNLETLILYNVKEIYKAIDSICSIKSLRVLDISNSGDDQITKTIRDPTTQLRNLISSLPKLVSLDLSGTNLAGESIKKKKHIKPNMTIFLLFQCTVGIITGLAERENNPLEFLGIFHTNVEPSSRHHIPAIMIAGENFQDLVLNSCEAYMNRPEMLKKCLNELFQIFRYESGHHDHERAVKILVCALGRHPNDKMIQMAASATLFYIIKSDEAKPLLGRKIKELIVSRLLDAMQTFRYDQTMLRNGCLNLIHFQIPADVISEYTRLADILLYIVTMDDDDFVQRLGIYLLNSLACQVDGEQKTIVGNLGAIEKMLNLIESRYNRNICDEVMETAWSTMWNVTDETPINCERFLNHNGMEFFVTCMEKFPEHPELLRNMMGLLGNVSECAHLRYRLMKDDYIFRFVQLLDSQSDGIEVSYNSAGILAHIASDGAEIWNRHLPACNREEMLARMECAISRWEINSKRNINYRSFEPILRLLRVLSISWQAQYWAVWALANLTRVHSTKYCTLLEKDGGVDVLKSFVVSPRPDNFSLPVSVKCLAVVTLFQYYLYNTFGSVKILEKSHEIACFELVKSPTIVADFLEKFGFSHLAQELGIDYDSSNACKDVVMADLCIENSNTTSTTDETLLHNRNNNHDDDDDDDHHMFL; this is encoded by the exons ATGTCATTCACCGTTCCCATTCATCCGGTGCCGTACGTGGACTCTTATCAAGGTCCACTCGAACCGTTGGACATTACGGACAATTCGCCGTTGTCGCTCTATGTTTTGTGTGCCAAGTATATCGTCAAAAACATTTCGAAAATTTGCTTCAACCAACATTTACCGTCAGAAATCTGCGACAATCTAATCGAGTTGTTTCGGATTTATCGTTCGAAAAAAGTCTGCAACAAATTTCTCTCCACTTTGAGCACAAAACAGTGTTCAGTCGTGTCGGCCAATCTAAGCAATCTGGACATTACCGACGAAGAATTGACCGATTTTATTGATGCGCAAGGCAAAACACTACGATCACTGAATCTTTCCAATTGTAGCCGATTATCTACCAACGTTTTATTGCAAGTGAACCGAACATTGCTCAAAGTGCATGATGTGGACAAACTATGTCGATTGGTCACCGTATACGAAATTCCAGCCGATCATCCGTCTCAAATTCCACGATCACTGGTGCGGCAAAATTATCCGTTCGTCATTCGTAAATTCTACCACAAAGGCAAAATTGCCACCGAAATCAACAGAAACTACAGTACTGCGTGTCCCGAATCGTATCTTCAGAATTCGTACATGTTGCGTATGGAAAGTCAACCACAGTACCCACAACCGCCAACCATCGATGAAAACGTGTTCATCAACAACTCAACGCAAACGACATTCGAAACGACTTGTTCGCGAATACCGAAAACCAACTACGAATTGAATCGTGAAATGGGTCTATTTTGTGATCCGAACTTTgccaaagaatttttctttgacaTGGAAGGCACCACATCGTATGCGTGttatgatcgattgatcgacgAACACCGAGCCTATCCCTTGAATAACATTCGATATCCAATCATACGTGCTGCGCAGATTATACGGTCGAAAAACGATTCGCAATTCCCCGAAGAAAACGTTGAACCAAATCAATGTGCATACTGTTATGGTACCGGTATCAATCGACAAAAGATTATGATATTACCAAAAGCAGTCTATCATTCGATGCGCCTGGTTAGCAAATACTATGGTCGTTTTGCTTTGTACGAGGATAAATTCCTACCCAAATCATTGGCGTATCCATCGAAATTCAAGTGGAATGCCAATAACAAACCAGcttcaaaatcaacaacagcaatagACACTGATGTATACACCGCTCCCGAAGATGACGATGAACCATACCTTGATGATACGTTTCCATACTCTGTACTGAATCTAAATAGTCGTCATGTCCACAACAATGACCTGTTTGGATCAACGTGCCGGCAAAGTTTACTCAGCTCAtgtgaccatcatcattatctacTACCACGGATTCATACACGCTCGAATGCAAACGCACCACCATCACGTAACcatgttgttggtgttgatgatgggCAAAATTGCCAACATTTTCCCCCATTACAGTCCAGTGATGCTACATCGATGGCTGCCACTTCATCTTCGTGTCCAATATTGTCGAGCTGTGCTGAAGCTGcatatttcaatttcgaaGCCAATCAATTACCGGAACAATCTTTGGTCGCTCTAATTGATGACTCGAAATCAAACAGCAATAGCCACAAGtttccaaaatttttgaaaaagtttCGACCACATTCTCATAATACATTCGacagtggaaaaaatgatcgtcatcatcatcatcaccaccaccaccaccataatcaccaccatcatcatcagtccACTTCAGCCGacattcatcaaaatgaactTGTTACAAACAACAAGGACGAACCTTGTGCCAGAAACTTTTCGCCCACCTCTTCAATGTCATTCGCGTTATCCGAAGACGTTGATTCAAGAGATTCACTGGTCGATGTATATGAAGTGGACACACACGAAATCACCTGTCCATTGCATCCGCAAAATTGTCCTCCCGAATACGATTATTTCGATTATCTGAGTCTAGTGTACAATACggaatcatcgtcatcgccatcatcatcatcatcatcatcatcatcgtcaaccACATCTGACAATGTCACATTGTCAGAACAGCTTTACTACTCTGAGGATTTGCTTCGTTTCGAAATGTATCCGTATCACGTATATCGCATTGAAACACCGGGATATCCCTATATACGACTGGTTGAAGTAGTCACCtggtcaccatcatcactcGAATCATTGACCGTTGGACCTGGTTTGATGCCTCAGAATCTGGAAGAAATGCGTCCCGAACTGCGGCAATCAATCATATTGAATCGTGATTTCAACCGCCTCAAACGAATCACCATTCATGATTGGCCAGTGAATATGCaagaaaagtttttcaacGGCTCCAAATACCTCGACAGGATAACCCATCTGGATCTTAGTCAATGTAAATCGATTGGTGATGGTCGATCATTGACGCAAATGTCCAATCTGGAAACATTGATCCTGTACAACGTCAAGGAAATTTATAAAGCTATCGATTCTATTTGTAGCATCAAATCATTGAG AGTACTAGACATTTCCAACTCCGGAGATGATCAAATCACCAAAACGATACGTGATCCTACAACGCAGCTTAGAAATCTCATTTCTTCGTTACCCAAGTTGGTCTCACTCGATCTGTCTGGCACTAATCTGGCCGGTGAgtccattaaaaaaaaaaaacacatcaaACCAAACATgaccatttttcttttgttccaATGCACAGTCGGAATCATTACCGGTCTAGCTGAACGGGAAAACAATCCGCTGGAATTTTTGGGCATTTTCCACACAAACGTTGAACCTAGTTCTCGCCATCATATTCCAGCCATAATGATTGCCGGAGAAAATTTCCAAGATTTAGTGCTCAACTCATGTGAAGCTTATATGAATCGACcagaaatgttgaaaaaatgcCTCAACGAATTGTTTCAGATATTCCGTTATGAG AGTGGTCACCACGATCATGAACGAGCTGTCAAAATTCTAGTCTGTGCACTTGGCCGTCATCCCAACGACAAAATGATTCAGATGGCAGCTTCGGCTACATTGTTCTACATAATCAAATCTGACGAAGCAAAACCACTGCTCGGTAGAAAGATTAAAGAGCTAATTGTTAGCCGCTTGTTGGATGCCATGCAAACATTTAGATATGACCAAACT aTGCTGCGAAATGGTTGCCTGAATCTGATCCATTTCCAAATACCGGCCGATGTAATTTCTGAATACACTCGTTTGGCCGATATTCTACTCTACATTGTCACCATGGACGATGACGATTTTGTACAACGATTAg GAATCTATCTGCTAAATTCATTGGCCTGTCAAGTGGACGGTGAACAAAAGACAATTGTGGGCAATCTGGGcgccattgaaaaaatgctGAATCTCATTGAATCACGTTACAATCGCAACATTTGCGACGAAGTCATGGAAACAGCATGGAGTACCATGTGGAATGTTACAG ATGAAACGCCCATCAATTGCGAACGATTCTTGAACCACaatggaatggaatttttcgTCACTTGTATGGAGAAATTTCCAGAACATCCAG AACTACTTCGAAACATGATGGGATTGCTGGGAAACGTGTCCGAATGTGCACATCTCCGATATCGACTGATGAAAGATGATTACATCTTCAGATTCGTGCAGCTTCTGGACTCGCAGTCTGACGGCATCGAAGTCAGCTACAATTCAGCCGGTATCCTTGCCCATATCGCATCGGATGGCGCCGAAATTTGGAATCGACATTTGCCCGCCTGTAATCGCGAAGAAATGCTTGCTCGGATGGAATGTGCCATTTCACGGTGGGAAATAAACTCGAAACGAAACATTAACTACAGGTCATTTGAACCGATTCTTCGGTTGCTTCGTGTTTTGTCCATTTCATGGCAAGCCCAATACTGGGCCGTATGGGCATTGGCCAATCTGACACGTGTCCATA GCACCAAATATTGTACATTATTGGAAAAAGATGGTGGCGTTGATGTCCTAAAGTCGTTTGTCGTGTCACCAAGACCGGATAATTTTTCTCTGCCTGTATCGGTCAAATGTTTGGCTGTGGTAACCTTGTTCCAGTACTACCTGTATAATACATTTGGCAGTGTGAAAATTTTGGAAAAGTCGCACGAAATTGCTTGTTTCGAATTGGTCAAATCACCGACAATTGTTGCCGATTTTCTCGAGAAATTTGGATTCAGCCATTTAGCACAGGAATTGGGCATCGATTATGATTCGTCGAATGCATGTAAAGATGTTGTCATGGCAGATCTATGTATCGAAAACAGCaatacaacatcaacaacagatgAAACATTGTTGCATAATAGAAACAATAAccacgacgatgacgatgacgacgaccaCCATATGTTTTTGTGA
- the LOC124498567 gene encoding LOW QUALITY PROTEIN: transmembrane protein 53 (The sequence of the model RefSeq protein was modified relative to this genomic sequence to represent the inferred CDS: deleted 1 base in 1 codon), translated as MYRYQQTTLSSMVKLAIATDQSSKVATRKIPVMFVAVQQNRQKSSCIQSGQVLNVASVTKQLYNEKHFEAILKAPVALPLSRKIDSTTETPKKVQLPSNIVMRYCPDGENSEAQNMAITKTRQLSKRPLLVMLAWLEAKEIHMEKYRQFWFERGYDILSVRTLPQHLLLPKIGGRNNAVKMIEFLTNHHLVYDEILIHGFSVGGYQMGEIFLYLLENKDKNERVRHVYESLKGIIVDSLVYAQDCPPGASKAITTSPIWQPMLEKTIDAFLKATKSFTYDRYLKVQDIMFANESKIPGCILHSKADVVSSIPHNIEIYHGWKSRNPENSEIHCWHDALHVLIYKKYPEQYTKVVDEFVANKTKITKAKWPKPNKRQ; from the exons ATGTATCGATATCAACAAactacattatcatcaatggtgaAATTGGCCATTGCCACTGATCAATCATCCAAGGTGGCCACTCGAAAAATTCCCGTCATGTTTGTTGCGGTTCAACAGAATCGACAAAAATCAAGCTGCATTCAGTCCGGCCAGGTATTGAATGTTGCCAGTGTGACAAAACAactttataatgaaaaacatttcgag gCAATATTGAAAGCACCTGTTGCCTTGCCATTATCacgaaaaattgattcgacAACTGAAACGccaaaaaaagttcaattaCCATCCAATATCGTTATGCGTTATTGCCCAGATGGCGAAAATAGCGAAGCACAGAACATGGCCATAACCAAAACACGACAATTATCGAAACGGCCATTACTAGTAATGCTTGCATGGTTGGAAGCGAAAGAAATTCACATGGAAAAATATCGTCAATTCTGGTTCGAACGTGGCTACGATATTCTATCCGTGCGAACACTACCACAGCATTTGTTACTGCCAAAAATAGGTGGACGTAATAATGCtgtgaaaatgattgaatttctcaccaatcatcatctggtttatgatgaaattctaATTCACGGATTTTCTGTCGGTGGCTATCAGATGggagaaatttttctttatttattggaaaataaagataaaaatgaacGCGTACGACATGTCTATGAATCTTTGAAAGGAATTATTGTCGATTCATTAGTATATGCACAGGATTGTCCGCCCGGTGCATCAAAAGCCATAACGACAAGT CCAATTTGGCAACCCATGTTGGAGAAAACAATCGATGCATTTTTAAAGGCAACCAAATCTTTCACATATGACCGTTATCTCAAAGTGCAGGATATAATGTTTGCTAATGAATCCAAAATACCTG GATGCATTCTACATTCAAAAGCTGATGTTGTCAGCAGTATTCCGCATAATATAGAAATATATCATGGATGGAAATCAAGAAATCCAGAAAATTCCGAGATCCATTGCTGGCATGATGCATTGCATGTAttgatttataaaaaatatcCTGAACAATATACCAaagttgttgatgaatttgttgcaaacaaaacgaaaatcacCAAAGCTAAATGGCCAAAACCAAATAAAAGACAATAA